Proteins from one Syngnathus scovelli strain Florida chromosome 9, RoL_Ssco_1.2, whole genome shotgun sequence genomic window:
- the cicb gene encoding protein capicua homolog isoform X3 yields MFSSENRPYLRQGLSMFVWTNVEPRTVPVFPWHSLVPFLAPTQSDAPSQPGEGQHPVNHPHAAAPKTDCQAGAVPPPEPAEAPHTLERGPPTRHAVAPEESEKEKVDADRPESETESDVDDPFLPGVVPEQPLSTSPVKRRTQSLSALPKDGDKSSPGKREKDHIRRPMNAFMIFSKRHRALVHQRHPNQDNRTVSKILGEWWYALGPKEKQKYHDLAFQVKEAHFKAHPDWKWCNKDRKKSSSEGRGVPGGKDIRERSMSESTEPHSVEVKGVAAPSLAGMSERSQTAEGHMSQLTRPRAFSQSAMHTMERADRANTQTLAELAQMCGDRGGQFSSHAPALSQSKRAVSEDMTSDEERMVICEEEGDDDVIEDPYPSSSIDLKCKERVTDSDSERGSGDESAHKRVFAPVICSTSASSSTHHGRSASLSSYPVSKRYDEGRSGAGSDPRKSGEGDVKDTFGCEAAASHVSPLALSLSLGQPVISASPSHLGIGAMRVASTVLTNVMRPVISTPLPIVSKPRDASGPHPPERKPPTLQQPQVLIGTAPGSAPVPSGYSSCPSPGPVGAGVVTNLVLGGALSGQPTAVQLIGPQPQTPSCNSHSNGPLPLPLLQPQFLPTSSLTPPGCKAITQVQYILPTLPANPKSPPQQLCQPSSIFNLPTAPATHAALANGKQQAQSSLVCYSSSPATRVQTQSPVFQGKMVVPMATVRTVPAPAQQFPIVAPPLPVQNGTQAGSKIIQIAPMPLVQSQLPQGGAVHPASPFPVTVATAAIVAPVPAAPSQTVLLPPPTTRITYVQSTLGVPSALPSVSATTASSSSPSSQPALPLPGSLATLGFTAIPPPGQTLVQPLIAGQPPLLATAPSPQPPSSAPVCGSGNQIVTAIYPPSQNVTMATGVVSMAAVPPSAGVYSVSSLSSVSSHVMPKPTAPPAAVSVPQLHPERRLSADRAGERQPESQTEAPMQPEDQRPQSTMSGSSVVPPGGPAANSCSPPLQIQTLASTPGTLKLSQLPSRPPQKVKATLASIPVGSYEGGGRGKERDKERGAASSNSHFSFDLEPAGPTTASPASHSAEEPPSCDGTAETARETGWKDSLPSSPLPPPLATEPTLPPPYTNKEGSAPKKIKARPPPLKKTFDSVDKSGRVLSEVYFEERFAELPEFRPEEVLPSPTLQSLATSPRAILGSYRRKRKNSTDLDSATDDQASPKRKSRRRSSCSSEPNTPKSAAKCEGDIFTFDRPGTDSEDILAELEFDKVPYSSLRRTLDQRRALVMQLFQEQQGFFPSAQATAAFQTRYSDIFPTKVCLQLKIREVRQKIMQTATPADAACLAVPTDSLPGPSSAQSGDLAGREDEDGEPRADEDPGDSQDSSR; encoded by the exons ATGTTCTCGTCAGAGAATCGTCCGTACCTTCGCCAAGGATTAAGCATGTTTG TGTGGACCAATGTGGAGCCCCGGACTGTCCCGGTGTTCCCCTGGCATTCTTTAGTGCCCTTCCTGGCACCCACCCAATCAGATGCCCCTTCTCAGCCGGGGGAGGGCCAGCACCCTGTCAATCACCCCCATGCGGCCGCTCCAAAGACAG actgtcaggcaggggcggTGCCGCCCCCCGAACCCGCCGAGGCCCCTCACACGTTGGAGCGGGGTCCCCCGACTCGGCACGCCGTCGCACCGGAGGAGTCGGAGAAGGAGAAAGTGGACGCGGACAGGCCCGAGAGCGAGACGGAGAGCGACGTTGATGACCC CTTCCTCCCCGGCGTTGTGCCCGAGCAGCCACTCTCGACATCTCCCGTTAAGCGACGGACGCAGTCCCTCAGTGCGCTGCCCAAAGATGGGGACAAGAGCAGCCCTGGAAAG CGGGAAAAGGACCACATCCGGCGGCCGATGAACGCCTTCATGATTTTCAGCAAACGCCATCGAGCGTTAGTGCATCAGCGCCACCCCAACCAGGACAACAGGACCGTCAGCAAGATCCTGGGCGAGTGGTGGTATGCCCTCGGACCTAAAGAGAAACAGAAGTACCACGACTTGGCCTTCCAG GTAAAAGAGGCCCACTTCAAGGCTCACCCAGACTGGAAGTGGTGCAACAAAGACAGGAAGAAGTCCAGCTCCGAAGGTCGCGGCGTCCCCGGCGGCAAAGACATCCGTGAAAGGAGCATGTCTGAGTCCACGG AGCCCCATTCTGTGGAGGTGAAGGGGGTGGCGGCCCCGAGCCTGGCAGGCATGTCGGAGAGGAGTCAGACGGCGGAGGGTCACATGAGCCAGCTGACGCGTCCCAGAGCCTTCTCGCAAAGCGCCATGCACACCATGGAGAGGGCCGACAGGGCCAACACGCAAACACTGGCCGAACTGGCTCAG ATGTGTGGTGACAGAGGCGGACAGTTTTCCAGCCATGCCCCCGCCCTGTCGCAGTCCAAGCGGGCTGTCAGTGAGGACATGACCAGCGACGAGGAGCGCATGGTCATCTGCGAAGAGGAGggtgatgatgatgtcatcg AGGACCCATACCCCAGCAGCTCCATCGACCTCAAATGCAAGGAGCGGGTGACCGACAGCGACAGTGAGAGAGGCTCCGGTGACGAGAGCGCTCACAAG CGTGTCTTCGCTCCCGTCATCTGTTCCACATCAGCCTCGTCTTCCACGCATCACGGCAGGAGCGCGTCCCTGTCTTCCTATCCGGTCAGCAAGCGCTACGATGAGGGGAGGTCGGGGGCCGGTTCCGACCCTCGCAAGAGTGGCGAAGGAGACGTTAAGGACACTTTTGGGTGTGAGGCGGCAGCATCGCACGTCTCCCCTCTCGCCCTCTCGCTCTCCTTGGGCCAGCCTGTCATCTCCGCGTCACCTTCGCACCTTGGCATAGGTGCAATGCGGGTTGCCTCCACTGTGTTGACCAACGTGATGCGCCCCGTCATCAGCACGCCGCTGCCCATCGTCAGCAAACCCAGAGACGCCAGCGGCCCACACCCTCCTGAAAGGAAGCCCCCAACGCTCCAGCAGCCCCAAGTCCTGATTGGCACGGCTCCGGGAAGCGCGCCCGTGCCGAGCGGCTACTCCTCCTGTCCGTCGCCCGGCCCTGTGGGTGCCGGTGTGGTGACTAATCTAGTGCTCGGCGGTGCGCTGTCAGGGCAGCCCACCGCCGTGCAGCTCATTGGCCCGCAGCCGCAGACCCCGTCCTGCAACAGCCACTCCAACGGACCCCTGCCTCTCCCCCTGCTCCAGCCTCAGTTCCTGCCCACCTCCTCTCTAACGCCCCCAGGGTGCAAGGCCATCACGCAGGTGCAGTACATACTCCCCACCCTCCCTGCCAATCCCAAGAGCCCGCCGCAGCAACTCTGCCAGCCCAGCAGTATCTTCAACCTGCCCACAGCGccggccacacacgctgccttgGCCAACGGCAAGCAGCAGGCTCAGAGTTCGCTCGTGTGTTATTCGTCCAGTCCCGCAACGAGAG TGCAAACGCAGTCCCCGGTATTCCAGGGTAAAATGGTCGTTCCCATGGCGACGGTCCGCACTGTGCCGGCTCCAGCCCAGCAGTTTCCTATTGTGGCCCCGCCTCTTCCTGTCCAGAACGGCACTCAAGCGGGGAGCAAG ATCATACAGATCGCACCCATGCCATTGGTCCAGTCTCAGCTGCCCCAAGGAGGGGCGGTTCACCCCGCCAGCCCCTTCCCAGTGACAGTGGCCACCGCCGCCATTGTGGCGCCGGTGCCCGCCGCCCCCTCGCAGACAgttctgcttcctcctccaaccACCAG GATCACCTACGTACAGTCCACTCTGGGGGTTCCATCAGCTCTTCCATCGGTGTCCGCGACAACAGCTTCCTCATCCTCCCCGTCCTCCCAGCCAGCGCTGCCTCTGCCAGGCTCCTTGGCCACCCTTGGCTTCACCGCGATCCCGCCGCCTGGCCAGACGCTGGTTCAGCCACTGATTGCTG GTCAACCGCCTCTCCTGGCCACGGCGCCATCTCCGCAGCCCCCCAGCTCAGCCCCCGTCTGCGGCTCAGGCAACCAGATTGTCACCGCCATATACCCTCCTTCGCAAAATGTCACCATGGCGACCGGGGTGGTCTCCATGGCGGCCGTACCGCCTAGCGCGGGCGTCTACTCTGTCTCCAGTCTTTCCAGCGTTTCCAGCCACGTGATGCCCAAACCCACGGCGCCTCCCGCTGCCGTGTCTGTCCCACAGCTGCATCCTGAGCgccgcctgtctgccgacagagCTGGCGAGAGGCAACCTGAGAGTCAGACAGAGGCGCCGATGCAACCGGAAGACCAGCGGCCGCAGAGCACCATGAGTGGCAGCTCAGTAGTGCCTCCTGGTGGACCTGCTGCGAATTCTTGCAGTCCTCCGCTTCAAATCCAAACACTCG CCAGCACACCTGGCACACTCAAGCTCAGCCAGCTCCCGAGCCGCCCCCCCCAGAAAGTCAAGGCCACACTGGCCAGCATCCCGGTGGGCAGCTACGAGGGAGGGGGTCGCGGCAAGGAGCGGGACAAAGAAAGAGGGGCCGCCTCGTCGAACAGCCACTTCTCCTTCGACCTGGAACCGGCAGGACCCACGACTGCGTCTCCTGCGTCGCATTCGGCCGAGGAGCCTCCATCCTGTGACGGCACAGCAGAAACTGCCAGAGAG ACTGGCTGGAAGGACTCCCTCCCATCTTCTCCACTACCTCCGCCGTTAGCCACCGAGCCCACCCTGCCGCCCCCGTACACCAACAAAGAAGGATCGGCGCCAAAGAAGATCAAAGCTCGCCCTCCGCCGCTAAAGAAGACATTTGACTCGGTGGACAAGT cGGGAAGAGTGCTGTCGGAGGTCTACTTCGAGGAGCGCTTCGCCGAGCTTCCGGAGTTTCGGCCTGAGGAGGTGCTCCCGTCGCCCACGCTGCAGAGCCTCGCCACGTCGCCCCGTGCCATCCTGGGCAGCTATCGACGCAAAAGGAAGAACTCAACAG ACTTGGACTCGGCCACTGACGATCAAGCGTCTCCAAAGAGGAAGAGTCGGCGGCGTTCCAGCTGCAGCTCGGAGCCCAACACGCCCAAAAGTGCCGCCAAGTGCGAAGGCGACATCTTCACCTTTGACCGGCCAG GCACTGACAGCGAGGACATACTGGCTGAACTGGAGTTTGACAAAGTGCCGTACTCATCCCTGCGACGGACGCTGGACCAGAGGAGGGCGCTGGTCATGCAGCTGTTTCAAGAGCAGCAGGGCTTCTTTCCATCAG CTCAGGCCACAGCCGCCTTCCAGACCAGGTACTCTGACATTTTCCCAACCAAAGTGTGTTTGCAACTGAAGATCAGGGAAGTCCGGCAGAAGATCATGCAGACGGCCACCCCGGCCGACGCGGCCTGTCTTGCCGTCCCCACCGACTCATTGCCGGGACCCTCCAGCGCCCAGTCGGGGGACTTGGCCGGGAGAGAGGACGAAGACGGGGAACCCAGGGCCGACGAGGATCCCGGCGATTCACAGGACTCTTCCAGATGA